From a region of the Daphnia magna isolate NIES linkage group LG1, ASM2063170v1.1, whole genome shotgun sequence genome:
- the LOC116918423 gene encoding LOW QUALITY PROTEIN: RNA exonuclease 1 homolog (The sequence of the model RefSeq protein was modified relative to this genomic sequence to represent the inferred CDS: inserted 2 bases in 1 codon) translates to MLPSVGYFKSIVCPYFENESCERPYCQFRHEHLPVRPAKPTVVLRTHDPGPSQGTQEGGNSSAIEQIVSEAVKRVLKENGQLLENFDASKIMELVGQQKLVEKVVENLAPPSSPKKIDGNSKESSHKSKNHKIYNIPVGTPAYTPTPIAVLKKTMTIPSKVENYEPSKSSTTGCVATYKPSSKVASKSEETYVPTALESTSIPSRVDNYVPRNSSTSSTATYKPSKRVSKSEEGYTPPSTLENMPDVNYTPSSRDSDNIISDRYTPPSNLDCDVDYQPTTRELISVEPSYSPSCSTFESGIADYSPSSISTLSTEPSYSPAPTSGSVSLDVDYTPSSLTSSQQLTPEKYLELFEDGEQPSEAEEKKKHKSSKEEDRRKREKEKERERERERRRRKEKEREREKKKSRSSSDQDSKSKHSSSKKSSSSSPRKSKSSDVKSSDSQKSESKSYESKSSKNEVEMESDSDVDEECYRIFKEYQPSTTXSSNGQNDDQKKRKSEDVPPVSEAIIPVKKQRVAHTSVEAPIRSSSLVPPKPAPRLTPGMMMIDRYKAFQEAKTASASGAQSWPQHSSTSQRIAAPSSSSSSAEKKRIAHVPNVMGLLTSKPKNTPAVTAPGLSVSSALPTGQQQPTAQQKAVGGNAFRRPVPNKTTTPTASTVPAVKAPPPKLPRPMIAIELGCRVPANIRQKYLNILVDETLKIYDREEDAYERAVEEEKQSYAKCSSRIVYANVITNVVQRIRKEAENSNNPTSANHNEKKTMSHSAVLAGKGGATVSWSIEKPKSARIDSNLLRGSTLYKLMERYLLTLEQQDFNGYPRPDPSEKGRAIVNPINKFRTKPSVNLAPDQRVCDRCNTIYKVNSKGLAVKEDDTCSYHWGKPFARRGETRYTCCKGEANSDGCSVGKWHVSDTGSLLNLKGFVRTMAKTPPPDGNYGVYALDCEMCYTTEGPELTRVTVISSDCKTVYETLVMPDNPILDHNTRFSGITEEDLLNVKTTIRDVQAVLLSKFSDKTILIGHSFDSDLRALRMIHDTVIDTSVVFPHSRGPPYKKALRTLCGDILQKIIQNDVGGHDSAEDAIACMELMMWKIKQDLKQLK, encoded by the exons ATGCTTCCGTCAGTTGGTTACTTTAAGAGTATCGTTTGTCCCtatttcgaaaatgaatcgtGTGAGAGACCATACTGTCAATTTCGGCACGAACATTTGCCCGTTCGCCCAGCTAAGCCAACTGTCGTGCTCAGAA CCCACGATCCTGGCCCGTCTCAAGGAACTCAGGAAGGAGGCAACTCATCAGCTATTGAGCAGATAGTTTCTGAAGCTGTCAAAAGGGTTCTAAAGGAAAATGGACAGcttttggagaatttcgatGCCTCCAAAATCATGGAACTTGTGGGCCAACAGAAACTGGTTGAAAAGGTTGTGGAAAATCTTGCCCCTCCTTCAAGtcctaaaaaaattgatggaaaCTCTAAAGAATCTAGCCATAAAAGCAAAAATCACAAAATCTACAACATACCTGTTGGAACTCCTGCCTATACTCCCACACCTATTGCTGTCCTTAAGAAAACTATGACAATTCCCTCCAAGGTTGAAAATTATGAGCCTTCCAAGTCTTCTACTACTGGTTGTGTAGCCACCTATAAGCCCAGCAGTAAAGTTGCTTCCAAATCAGAAGAAACCTATGTACCAACGGCTCTGGAAAGTACTTCAATTCCATCTAGAGTTGATAATTATGTGCCTAGAAATTCATCCACTAGTTCAACTGCAACCTATAAGCCTAGTAAACGTGTCTCAAAATCAGAAGAAGGTTATACTCCACCCTCCACGTTGGAGAACATGCCCGACGTCAATTACACACCGAGCAGTAGAGATTCTGACAATATTATTAGCGATCGATACACGCCTCCATCCAATCTGGATTGTGACGTCGATTACCAGCCTACAACTCGGGAATTGATCTCCGTCGAACCGTCATATTCCCCTAGCTGTTCGACATTTGAATCGGGAATTGCTGATTATTCCCCCAGCTCAATCTCGACGTTATCCACTGAACCGAGTTATAGTCCTGCACCAACGAGTGGTAGCGTTTCATTGGATGTGGACTACACGCCAAGCTCTTTGACCAGCAGTCAACAGCTAACGCCTGAAAAGTACCTCGAATTGTTTGAAGATGGGGAACAGCCCAGTGAGGctgaagagaagaaaaaacacaagaGCAGCAAAGAGGAGGATAGgcggaaaagagaaaaggagaaagagcgtGAGAGAGAAAGGGAAAGACGTCGACGGAAAGagaaggaaagagaaagagagaagaaaaagagtcgGTCAAGCTCAGATCAAGATTCCAAATCCAAGCATTCAAGCAGCAAAAAGTCGAGCAGCTCCAGTCCTAGAAAAAGCAAATCGTCAGATGTTAAATCTTCAGACTCGCAAAAGTCAGAATCAAAATCATATGAATCTAAGTCATCGAAAAACGAAGTGGAAATGGAATCGGATTCTGACGTAGACGAGGAATGTTATCGAATATTCAAG GAATACCAACCGAGTACGAC AAGCAGCAATGGGCAAAATGACGACCAAAAGAAGCGGAAATCGGAAGATGTCCCTCCTGTTTCCGAGGCCATTATTCCCGTGAAGAAACAACGGGTAGCTCACACATCCGTTGAAGCTCCGATCCGATCATCGAGCCTTGTTCCTCCTAAGCCTGCACCACGCCTTACACCGGGAATGATGATGATTGATCGTTACAAGGCTTTCCAAGAGGCCAAAACAGCCTCTGCGAGTGGGGCGCAGTCTTGGCCACAGCATTCTTCAACGTCACAACGAATCGCCGCTCcatcttcttcgtcatctAGTGCCGAGAAGAAGCGAATCGCCCATGTTCCTAATGTGATGGGCTTACTTACTTCCAAACCTAAAAATACTCCGGCCGTAACTGCCCCTGGTCTGTCGGTAAGTTCTGCCTTACCGACTGGCCAACAACAACCAACAGCGCAACAGAAAGCCGTAGGAGGCAATGCTTTCCGGCGACCTGTTCCGAACAAAACGACCACTCCCACAGCTTCAACCGTTCCAGCAGTTAAAGCTCCACCTCCTAAACTTCCACGTCCTATGATAGCCATCGAATTGGGTTGTCGAGTGCCGGCCAACATTCGGCAAAAGTATCTGAATATCTTAGTGGATGAAACGCTCAAAATATACGATCGAGAGGAAGACGCCTACGAAAGAGCagtcgaagaagaaaaacagtcCTATGCAAAATGTAGCAGTAGGATTGTCTATGCTAACGTCATTACCAACGTGGTGCAGCGAATCCGCAAAGAGGCTGAAAATAGCAATAACCCGACGTCTGCTAATCACA ACGAAAAGAAGACGATGTCTCACTCAGCTGTGTTGGCCGGAAAAGGAGGAGCCACTGTGTCTTGGAGTATTGAGAAACCAAAGTCTGCTAGGATCGACTCGAATCTATTAAGAGGCAGCACGTTGTACAAATTGATGGAACGATATCTCTTGACTCTTGAGCAACAAGATTTCAATGGCTATCCTCGGCCTGATCCCAGTGAAAAGGGTCGTGCAATTGTCAATCCGATTAATAAATTCCGCACAAAGCCTAGTGTCAACCTCGCACCTGATCAGCGCGTTTGCGATAGATGCAATACAATCTACAAAGTCAATAGCAAAGGCCTAGCAGTCAAAGA GGATGATACCTGTTCCTACCATTGGGGCAAGCCTTTTGCACGTCGTGGGGAAACTCGTTATACCTGCTGTAAAGGTGAAGCCAATTCCGACGGTTGTTCAGTGGGAAAATGGCACGTCAGCGATACCGGAAGTCTGCTCAATCTGAAGGGGTTTGTCCGCACGATGGCGAAAACACCACCACCTGACGGCAACTACGGGGTCTACGCCCTCGATTGTGAGATGTGCTACACAACAGAAGGGCCAGAACTAACCCGAGTCACTGTTATCTCATCCGATTGCAAGACGGTTTATGAAACGCTGGTCATGCCGGACAATCCCATTCTCGATCACAATACTCGATTCAGTGGAATCACAGAAGAGGACTTGCTGAACGTCAAGACGACCATTCGAGATGTGCAGGCCGTCTTGCTAAGCAAGTTTTCTGACAAGACCATTTTGATCGGGCACAGTTTCGATAGTGATTTACGAGCCTTGCGG ATGATACACGACACTGTTATTGATACTAGCGTCGTATTTCCGCATTCGAGGGGCCCGCCTTACAAGAAAGCTTTAAGGACATTGTGCGGCGATATTCTTCAAAAGATTATCCAGAACGATG TTGGAGGTCACGACAGTGCAGAAGACGCTATTGCGTGTATGGAACTAATGATGTGGAAAATCAAACAAGATTTAAAGCAACTCAAGTAA
- the LOC116919216 gene encoding serine/threonine-protein kinase Chk2 isoform X1: MTEKDTQPMSQNVDEDAENVAPTNDSTSWGLLFWTSNRDLETERLRHGKDLYKVGRGVVNDIIICQENCRINIHNLSRVHCGFKRIKDVTADYQTIIEDYSANGTFVNGVKIGKGKNKLLTHGDEISMTCSKGKVFIYLDTQHRNPGFPADINKKFVIVENLGKGSFGEVWLAVHKRSNKKYAIKSVRHQTNCYNEAKRADAVQQLKNESDLLCTLEHPGIVKVEDSICKAKSIHLVLELMNGGDLQKRIKSVTQIKESTGKYYFFQLLLSVQYLHKQGIVHRDLKPENILMSSQDDNAILKISDFGLSKFVDEETVCKTYCGTPLYLAPEVICNRTINRPYTSAVDVWSLGVILFLLLSGYHPFIHSYPAEDNIVKGAYLLRKERWSKVTSEGLALVRKMLEVNPIQRPTLEAIIEDPWMMDDEVISKVYELIFANSDFDTLPMPFASLKENETKDEPRCKRQRVVSL; this comes from the exons ATGACCGAAAAAGATACGCAGCCAATGAGCCAAAACGTGGACGAAGATGCAGAAAATGTAGCACCGACGAACGATTCAACCTCGTGGGGTTTATTGTTTTGGACCAGTAATCGTGATCTGGAAACCGAAAGGCTAAG ACATGGAAAAGATTTGTACAAAGTGGGACGTGGGGTAGTGAATGATATTATTATCTGCCAAGAAAATTGTAGAATTAATATACATAACCTTAGTCGGGTTCACTGTGGTTTCAAAAGAATCAAGGATGTGACAGCTGATTATCAGACAATCATAGAAGATTATTCAGCAAACGGGACATTTGTAAATGGTGTCAAAATTGGGAAAGGGAAGAATAAGCTGCTGACTCATGGAGACGAAATCTCTATGACTTGTTCTAAGGGCAAAGTCTTCATCTACTTGGACACCCAGCACAGAAATCCTGGCTTTCCTGCTGACATAAACAAGAAATTTGTAATTGTCGAAAATCTCGGAAAAGG GTCGTTTGGTGAAGTATGGTTGGCTGTTCATAaaaggtcaaacaaaaaatatgctATTAAAAGTGTACGGCACCAAACGAATTGTTACAATGAAGCCAAACGTGCCGACGCTGTACAACAATTGAAGAACGAGTCTGATTTACTCTGCACTTTGGAACATCCTGGCATTGTTAAG GTAGAAGATAGCATCTGCAAAGCCAAATCTATCCATCTCGTTTTAGAATTGATGAACGGAGGGGATTTGCAGAAAAGAATCAAGAGTGTAACTCAGATCAAAGAATCGACGGGAAAGTACTATTTTTtccagttgttgttgtccgtCCAGTATTTGCACAAACAAGGGATTGTCCACCGCGATTTAAAACCGGAAAATATTTTGATGTCTAGTCAGGACGATAACGCCATTCTTAAA ATCTCGGATTTCGGTTTATCCAAATTCGTTGACGAAGAAACGGTATGCAAAACATACTGCGGTACGCCACTGTATTTGGCGCCGGAAGTGATTTGTAACAGGACCATCAACCGACCCTATACCAGCGCTGTTGACGTCTGGAGCCTAGGGGTGATCCTGTTTCTCCTCTTATCCGGGTACCACCCATTTATTCATTCGTATCCGGCTGAAGATAACATTGTGAAAG GAGCTTATCTGCTGAGAAAAGAACGATGGAGTAAAGTGACTAGCGAAGGATTAGCCTTGGTCAGAAAAATGCTGGAAGTCAACCCCATTCAACGTCCTACATTAGAGGCTATAATAGAGGATCCCTGGATGATGGACGACGAGGTGATTAGCAAAGTATACGAATTAATCTTTGCAAACAGTGATTTTGATACGCTTCCCATGCCCTTCGCCAGTCTCAAAGAAAATGAGACCAAAGATGAACCTCGGTGTAAACGACAGCGGGTAGtatcactttaa
- the LOC116919216 gene encoding serine/threonine-protein kinase Chk2 isoform X2 encodes MTEKDTQPMSQNVDEDAENVAPTNDSTSWGLLFWTSNRDLETERLRHGKDLYKVGRGVVNDIIICQENCRINIHNLSRVHCGFKRIKDVTADYQTIIEDYSANGTFVNGVKIGKGKNKLLTHGDEISMTCSKGKVFIYLDTQHRNPGFPADINKKFVIVENLGKGSFGEVWLAVHKRSNKKYAIKSVRHQTNCYNEAKRADAVQQLKNESDLLCTLEHPGIVKVEDSICKAKSIHLVLELMNGGDLQKRIKSVTQIKESTGKYYFFQLLLSVQYLHKQGIVHRDLKPENILMSSQDDNAILKISDFGLSKFVDEETVCKTYCGTPLYLAPEVICNRTINRPYTSAVDVWSLGVILFLLLSGYHPFIHSYPAEDNIVKGAYLLRKERWSKVTSEGLALVRKMLEVNPIQRPTLEAIIEDPWMMDDESQRK; translated from the exons ATGACCGAAAAAGATACGCAGCCAATGAGCCAAAACGTGGACGAAGATGCAGAAAATGTAGCACCGACGAACGATTCAACCTCGTGGGGTTTATTGTTTTGGACCAGTAATCGTGATCTGGAAACCGAAAGGCTAAG ACATGGAAAAGATTTGTACAAAGTGGGACGTGGGGTAGTGAATGATATTATTATCTGCCAAGAAAATTGTAGAATTAATATACATAACCTTAGTCGGGTTCACTGTGGTTTCAAAAGAATCAAGGATGTGACAGCTGATTATCAGACAATCATAGAAGATTATTCAGCAAACGGGACATTTGTAAATGGTGTCAAAATTGGGAAAGGGAAGAATAAGCTGCTGACTCATGGAGACGAAATCTCTATGACTTGTTCTAAGGGCAAAGTCTTCATCTACTTGGACACCCAGCACAGAAATCCTGGCTTTCCTGCTGACATAAACAAGAAATTTGTAATTGTCGAAAATCTCGGAAAAGG GTCGTTTGGTGAAGTATGGTTGGCTGTTCATAaaaggtcaaacaaaaaatatgctATTAAAAGTGTACGGCACCAAACGAATTGTTACAATGAAGCCAAACGTGCCGACGCTGTACAACAATTGAAGAACGAGTCTGATTTACTCTGCACTTTGGAACATCCTGGCATTGTTAAG GTAGAAGATAGCATCTGCAAAGCCAAATCTATCCATCTCGTTTTAGAATTGATGAACGGAGGGGATTTGCAGAAAAGAATCAAGAGTGTAACTCAGATCAAAGAATCGACGGGAAAGTACTATTTTTtccagttgttgttgtccgtCCAGTATTTGCACAAACAAGGGATTGTCCACCGCGATTTAAAACCGGAAAATATTTTGATGTCTAGTCAGGACGATAACGCCATTCTTAAA ATCTCGGATTTCGGTTTATCCAAATTCGTTGACGAAGAAACGGTATGCAAAACATACTGCGGTACGCCACTGTATTTGGCGCCGGAAGTGATTTGTAACAGGACCATCAACCGACCCTATACCAGCGCTGTTGACGTCTGGAGCCTAGGGGTGATCCTGTTTCTCCTCTTATCCGGGTACCACCCATTTATTCATTCGTATCCGGCTGAAGATAACATTGTGAAAG GAGCTTATCTGCTGAGAAAAGAACGATGGAGTAAAGTGACTAGCGAAGGATTAGCCTTGGTCAGAAAAATGCTGGAAGTCAACCCCATTCAACGTCCTACATTAGAGGCTATAATAGAGGATCCCTGGATGATGGACGACGAG TCTCAAAGAAAATGA
- the LOC116918933 gene encoding CAP-Gly domain-containing linker protein 4 isoform X1 produces MIIPSERPLHLDYDVDSSFDSEADQTRSYPVTHPPAEAPLCSQCQLTDAAYFDLSCLKCLQVFVNPHTTISQIFAVMRQWNPHTQRSIKFCIQQVLERNGHVNDRDSISDMTLLHFACKAGAAGIGDPQVAAEVVQDLISRGADIYARCRWTQMTPLHYAALFDSEPITKILLNANQSVDIDSPCNEYENGSALHIAAHNLAVNSALVLVEFGANTKLKDNLGRTPLECIPDGSKYEHIPHTEEIIVQLRDILSRDIKSNNKSPGRNGYKKAAESVAGRAMLKTMWLNVGDRILVDKAKGATLRYCGTVDFASGVWVGVELDTPEGKNDGIIQDTIYFKCSPNHGLFVPLNRVSKFPSSTSGFQSASILKTPSSRQLNVSKSSTNVTKGTGKQEEINVGDKVMVTTLNGTRHRGVVRFRGETKFATGVWYGVELDKPEGRNSGSVQGVGYFTCPDKHGVFATASKLQKIHVEPETPRRATTLTRRSSLNLPAKSSPSSAPTTMRRSLSTQHRTNESPFHPTPSTSQPRSLGSKIDSNKPGWQSITAIETIKPSKKKTNQHWLDVGMNVLFNHQVGVIKYIGRVQFAEGIWLGLEMRDHVGRHDGCVQGHRYFNCKVNRGIMVRPSSVTVRGINGATLIKPE; encoded by the exons atgattattcCGTCCGAGCGACCACTTCATTTAGACTATGACGTGGACTCTTCGTTCGACAGCGAG GCTGATCAGACGAGATCGTATCCTGTGACCCATCCGCCAGCCGAGGCTCCGCTTTGCTCTCAGTGTCAGTTGACGGATGCAGCCTATTTCGACCTTAGTTGTTTGAAATGTTTGCAAGTGTTTGTCAATCCGCACACCACCATTTCGCAGATATTCGCCGTCATGCGGCAATGGAATCCTCACACTCAACGATCCATCAAATTCTGCATTCAACAG GTGTTGGAGCGTAACGGGCACGTCAATGACCGTGACTCCATCTCAGATATGACGTTGCTCCATTTCGCCTGTAAAGCCGGGGCCGCTGGTATTGGAGATCCCCAGGTTGCTGCTGAG GTTGTTCAAGACCTGATATCACGTGGTGCTGATATTTACGCCCGGTGTAGGTGGACGCAAATGACACCGTTGCATTATGCCGCCCTGTTCGACTCGGAGCCCATCACCAAGATTTTGCTCAATGCCAATCAATCCGTCGATATTGACAGTCCTTGTAACGAGTACGAGAATGGTTCTGCTCTCCATATCGCTGCTCATAATTTGGCTGTCAACAGTGCCCTCGTTCTGGTCGAATTTGGGGCCAACACGAAGCTGAAAGATAACTTAGGACGCACTCCATTAG AATGCATTCCGGATGGATCGAAATACGAGCACATTCCACACACAGAAGAGATTATCGTGCAGCTGCGAGACATTCTGTCAAGAGATATCAAGTCGAACAACAAATCGCCAGGCAGAAATGGCTACAAGAAAGCTGCGGAAAGTGTGGCCGGAAGGGCTATGCTCAAAACGATGTGGTTGAACGTAGGGGACCGAATCTTGGTAGATAAAGCCAAAGGAGCCACGCTCag GTATTGCGGAACAGTTGATTTTGCGTCCGGAGTTTGGGTTGGCGTAGAGCTTGACACTCCAGAAGGGAAAAATGATGGCATAATCCAGGACACTATCTACTTCAAGTGTTCACCCAATCATG gtCTGTTCGTCCCTTTAAATCGTGTGTCCAAATTCCCAAGTTCTACCAGTGGATTTCAGTCCGCCAGCATCTTAAAAACGCCCAGCAGCCGCCAGTTGAATGTATCCAAAAGTTCTACTA ATGTAACCAAAGGAACAGGAAAACAGGAAGAAATTAACGTCGGAGATAAAGTGATGGTGACGACTCTGAACGGTACTCGTCATCGGGGAGTTGTCCGCTTCCGCGGGGAGACCAAGTTTGCTACAGGGGTGTGGTACGGTGTTGAACTGGACAAGCCGGAAGGGCGTAATAGTGGCTCAGTGCAAGGTGTTGGCTATTTCACCTGTCCAGATAAACACGGCGTCTTTGCGACAGCAAGCAAACTTCAAAA GATTCATGTCGAGCCGGAAACTCCACGACGGGCAACGACGCTTACGCGTCGTTCTAGTCTCAATTTACCAGCGAAATCTTCACCGAGCTCAGCCCCAACTACAATGCGACGCAGCCTTTCGACCCAACATCGAACCAATGAATCGCCATTTCATCCCACGCCATCAACGTCCCAACCGAGATCACTTGGCTCCAA GATTGACAGCAATAAACCAGGATGGCAAAGCATCACGGCCATCGAAACAATCAAgccatcaaagaaaaagaccaATCAGCACTGGCTAGACGTCGGCATGAACGTTCTATTTAATCACCAGGTGGGCGTTATTAAATACATCGGTCGTGTGCAATTCGCTGAAGGCATCTGGTTAG GTCTTGAAATGCGTGATCACGTCGGTAGGCATGATGGCTGCGTTCAGGGTCATCGCTACTTTAATTGCAAAG TTAATCGCGGAATTATGGTGAGGCCATCTTCCGTCACCGTCCGGGGCATCAACGGCGCCACACTAATCAAACCAGAATAG
- the LOC116918933 gene encoding CAP-Gly domain-containing linker protein 3 isoform X2, which yields MIIPSERPLHLDYDVDSSFDSEADQTRSYPVTHPPAEAPLCSQCQLTDAAYFDLSCLKCLQVFVNPHTTISQIFAVMRQWNPHTQRSIKFCIQQVLERNGHVNDRDSISDMTLLHFACKAGAAGIGDPQVAAEVVQDLISRGADIYARCRWTQMTPLHYAALFDSEPITKILLNANQSVDIDSPCNEYENGSALHIAAHNLAVNSALVLVEFGANTKLKDNLGRTPLECIPDGSKYEHIPHTEEIIVQLRDILSRDIKSNNKSPGRNGYKKAAESVAGRAMLKTMWLNVGDRILVDKAKGATLRYCGTVDFASGVWVGVELDTPEGKNDGIIQDTIYFKCSPNHGLFVPLNRVSKFPSSTSGFQSASILKTPSSRQLNVSKSSTNVTKGTGKQEEINVGDKVMVTTLNGTRHRGVVRFRGETKFATGVWYGVELDKPEGRNSGSVQGVGYFTCPDKHGVFATASKLQKIHVEPETPRRATTLTRRSSLNLPAKSSPSSAPTTMRRSLSTQHRTNESPFHPTPSTSQPRSLGSKIDSNKPGWQSITAIETIKPSKKKTNQHWLDVGMNVLFNHQVGVIKYIGRVQFAEGIWLGMMAAFRVIATLIAKLIAELW from the exons atgattattcCGTCCGAGCGACCACTTCATTTAGACTATGACGTGGACTCTTCGTTCGACAGCGAG GCTGATCAGACGAGATCGTATCCTGTGACCCATCCGCCAGCCGAGGCTCCGCTTTGCTCTCAGTGTCAGTTGACGGATGCAGCCTATTTCGACCTTAGTTGTTTGAAATGTTTGCAAGTGTTTGTCAATCCGCACACCACCATTTCGCAGATATTCGCCGTCATGCGGCAATGGAATCCTCACACTCAACGATCCATCAAATTCTGCATTCAACAG GTGTTGGAGCGTAACGGGCACGTCAATGACCGTGACTCCATCTCAGATATGACGTTGCTCCATTTCGCCTGTAAAGCCGGGGCCGCTGGTATTGGAGATCCCCAGGTTGCTGCTGAG GTTGTTCAAGACCTGATATCACGTGGTGCTGATATTTACGCCCGGTGTAGGTGGACGCAAATGACACCGTTGCATTATGCCGCCCTGTTCGACTCGGAGCCCATCACCAAGATTTTGCTCAATGCCAATCAATCCGTCGATATTGACAGTCCTTGTAACGAGTACGAGAATGGTTCTGCTCTCCATATCGCTGCTCATAATTTGGCTGTCAACAGTGCCCTCGTTCTGGTCGAATTTGGGGCCAACACGAAGCTGAAAGATAACTTAGGACGCACTCCATTAG AATGCATTCCGGATGGATCGAAATACGAGCACATTCCACACACAGAAGAGATTATCGTGCAGCTGCGAGACATTCTGTCAAGAGATATCAAGTCGAACAACAAATCGCCAGGCAGAAATGGCTACAAGAAAGCTGCGGAAAGTGTGGCCGGAAGGGCTATGCTCAAAACGATGTGGTTGAACGTAGGGGACCGAATCTTGGTAGATAAAGCCAAAGGAGCCACGCTCag GTATTGCGGAACAGTTGATTTTGCGTCCGGAGTTTGGGTTGGCGTAGAGCTTGACACTCCAGAAGGGAAAAATGATGGCATAATCCAGGACACTATCTACTTCAAGTGTTCACCCAATCATG gtCTGTTCGTCCCTTTAAATCGTGTGTCCAAATTCCCAAGTTCTACCAGTGGATTTCAGTCCGCCAGCATCTTAAAAACGCCCAGCAGCCGCCAGTTGAATGTATCCAAAAGTTCTACTA ATGTAACCAAAGGAACAGGAAAACAGGAAGAAATTAACGTCGGAGATAAAGTGATGGTGACGACTCTGAACGGTACTCGTCATCGGGGAGTTGTCCGCTTCCGCGGGGAGACCAAGTTTGCTACAGGGGTGTGGTACGGTGTTGAACTGGACAAGCCGGAAGGGCGTAATAGTGGCTCAGTGCAAGGTGTTGGCTATTTCACCTGTCCAGATAAACACGGCGTCTTTGCGACAGCAAGCAAACTTCAAAA GATTCATGTCGAGCCGGAAACTCCACGACGGGCAACGACGCTTACGCGTCGTTCTAGTCTCAATTTACCAGCGAAATCTTCACCGAGCTCAGCCCCAACTACAATGCGACGCAGCCTTTCGACCCAACATCGAACCAATGAATCGCCATTTCATCCCACGCCATCAACGTCCCAACCGAGATCACTTGGCTCCAA GATTGACAGCAATAAACCAGGATGGCAAAGCATCACGGCCATCGAAACAATCAAgccatcaaagaaaaagaccaATCAGCACTGGCTAGACGTCGGCATGAACGTTCTATTTAATCACCAGGTGGGCGTTATTAAATACATCGGTCGTGTGCAATTCGCTGAAGGCATCTGGTTAG GCATGATGGCTGCGTTCAGGGTCATCGCTACTTTAATTGCAAAG TTAATCGCGGAATTATGGTGA
- the LOC116920689 gene encoding uncharacterized protein LOC116920689 has product MFPTNHSTSDNKTMTSTVEKTVNPTPVTTRKPKYLVAVFSVLVVSIVAVLVVTVASQARNSTRQEQYENNAASLATELRHPRFIGQPVTAAAVASVTTETAESIILKNVKAFMRVVTPLTTVGNNGTSAPRQILQQEIASVDNKPGASEVYSTEKVI; this is encoded by the exons ATGTTTCCTACCAATCATTCCACATCCGACAACAAAACCATGACGAGCACCGTCGAGAAAACAGTAAACCCGACGCCGGTAACGACGAGAAAACCGAAATATTTGGTCGCCGTCTTTAGTGTG TTAGTGGTTAGCATCGTGGCTGTGTTGGTCGTAACGGTTGCGTCTCAAGCGAGGAACAGTACGAGACAGGAACAATATGAAAACAATGCAGCTTCATTAGCGACAGAACTCCGCCATCCGCGATTCATCGGTCAGCCTGTCACTGCCGCTGCTGTAGCCAGCGTCACAACAGAAACGGCAGAGTCCATCATTCTGAAGAACGTGAAGGCGTTTATGCGGGTTGTCACGCCGTTAACAACAGTTGGCAACAACGGAACGAGTGCCCCGAGACAAATCCTTCAACAAGAGATTGCCAGTGTTGATAACAAACCGGGTGCATCCGAAGTGTATTCAACTGAAAAAgtgatttaa